In Salinigranum rubrum, one genomic interval encodes:
- a CDS encoding helix-turn-helix domain-containing protein, which yields MQEDDTGDMDHVKSVITAFRIIEHLRESNGCRLTEVANSLGMAKSTAYRHLETLLDMEYVVKEGDVYLLGFRFLELGEHTKTSKTPIEWPNRK from the coding sequence ATGCAAGAAGACGACACAGGTGACATGGATCATGTGAAATCCGTGATTACAGCGTTCCGGATAATCGAACACCTCCGGGAGTCGAACGGGTGTCGATTGACGGAGGTAGCAAACTCACTCGGCATGGCAAAGAGCACGGCTTACCGTCACCTCGAAACGTTGCTGGACATGGAGTACGTCGTAAAAGAAGGCGACGTGTACCTCCTCGGATTCCGATTTCTCGAGCTCGGTGAGCACACCAAAACATCCAAGACGCCTATCGAATGGCCAAACAGAAAGTGA